A single Brevundimonas sp. M20 DNA region contains:
- a CDS encoding ammonium transporter, giving the protein MTRLRGGLALGLGLLTSVIATAASAAPAPAPGLLGHQVPLELDGAGTAWLLTSAALVLLMTLPGLALFYGGMVRRKNVIATITQSVGVFAVATLVWFIAGYSIAFGKAGALGGFDGDTVNQFIGSFDAFFLNGVGMETAHSLLPGIPEFVFLSFQLTFAIITPALVTGAFAERLKYTGLLLFTALWSLLVYAPIAHWVWGGGFLGGAGVLDFAGGAVVHVNSGVAGLVCAIFLGARKGYGKEPIVAHNPVLTMIGASLLLVGWIGFNAGSAGGANALAGVALINTILAAAAASITWKIVEVIEKKKASLIGVLSGIVAGLVAITPAAGFVDPKGAVIIGLIAGPVCYASSVWIKKLLRYDDSLDAFGIHGAGGLAGALLTGVFASTAINSLSEGADVMTQLIGLGWTIAYSAVGTLVILIICKFTTGLRVSAEAEEEGLDTHLHGEALETV; this is encoded by the coding sequence ATGACACGACTTCGCGGCGGCCTTGCTCTCGGGCTCGGTCTTTTGACATCGGTAATCGCGACCGCGGCCAGCGCCGCGCCCGCGCCGGCTCCGGGCCTGCTGGGCCATCAGGTTCCGCTGGAACTCGACGGCGCTGGCACCGCCTGGCTGCTGACCTCGGCGGCTCTCGTTCTGCTTATGACCCTGCCGGGTCTGGCGCTCTTCTACGGCGGCATGGTTCGCCGCAAGAACGTCATCGCCACCATCACCCAGTCAGTCGGCGTCTTCGCCGTCGCCACCCTGGTCTGGTTCATCGCCGGCTACTCCATCGCCTTCGGCAAGGCGGGCGCCCTGGGCGGGTTTGACGGCGACACCGTCAACCAGTTCATCGGCAGCTTCGACGCCTTCTTCCTGAACGGCGTGGGTATGGAGACGGCGCACAGCCTGCTGCCGGGCATTCCTGAATTCGTCTTCCTGTCGTTCCAGCTGACCTTCGCGATCATCACGCCCGCCCTGGTCACCGGCGCCTTCGCCGAACGTCTGAAGTACACCGGCCTGCTGCTGTTCACGGCCCTGTGGTCCCTGCTGGTCTATGCACCGATCGCCCACTGGGTGTGGGGCGGCGGCTTCCTCGGCGGCGCCGGGGTGCTGGACTTCGCCGGCGGCGCGGTCGTGCACGTCAACTCGGGCGTGGCCGGTCTGGTCTGCGCGATCTTCCTCGGCGCCCGGAAGGGCTACGGCAAGGAGCCGATCGTGGCCCACAACCCGGTTCTGACCATGATCGGCGCCTCACTGCTGCTGGTCGGCTGGATCGGCTTCAACGCCGGTTCGGCGGGCGGCGCCAACGCGCTGGCGGGCGTGGCCCTGATCAACACCATTCTCGCCGCCGCCGCCGCTTCCATCACCTGGAAGATCGTCGAGGTCATCGAGAAGAAGAAGGCGTCGCTGATCGGCGTGCTGTCGGGCATCGTCGCCGGTCTGGTCGCCATCACCCCGGCCGCCGGCTTCGTGGACCCGAAGGGCGCGGTCATCATCGGCCTGATCGCCGGTCCGGTCTGCTACGCCTCGTCGGTGTGGATCAAGAAACTGCTCCGCTACGACGACTCGCTGGACGCCTTCGGCATCCACGGCGCGGGCGGTCTGGCCGGCGCCCTGCTGACCGGCGTGTTCGCCTCGACCGCGATCAACAGCCTGTCGGAAGGCGCTGACGTCATGACCCAGCTGATCGGTCTGGGCTGGACCATCGCCTACAGCGCGGTGGGCACCCTGGTCATCCTGATCATCTGCAAGTTCACGACCGGCCTGCGTGTCAGCGCGGAGGCGGAAGAAGAAGGTCTCGACACCCACCTGCACGGTGAGGCGCTGGAGACCGTCTGA
- a CDS encoding TorF family putative porin, with protein MKLAYCAAAFAAALLATGAASSASAQDVSFNAAVTSDYVFRGYSQTDEEAAIQLGVDVTFESGFYAGAWASNVDFGDDTDAEIDIYGGYRTEAGGFGLDFGVVGYLYVNDPSGSDYSYVELKAAASRAVGPVTFGGALYYSPDFFGLDGEATYVEANIAYAPISKLSLSAAVGYQYLDVNDDYSTWNAGGAYSITDNIAIDVRYHGTEVDTPLSDDRVVGTLKFLF; from the coding sequence ATGAAACTCGCCTATTGCGCCGCGGCCTTCGCCGCCGCCCTGCTCGCGACCGGCGCGGCCTCGTCGGCCAGCGCCCAGGATGTCAGCTTCAACGCCGCCGTCACCTCCGACTATGTCTTCCGCGGCTATAGCCAGACGGATGAGGAAGCGGCGATCCAGCTCGGCGTCGACGTCACCTTCGAGTCCGGCTTCTATGCCGGGGCCTGGGCCTCGAATGTGGACTTTGGTGACGACACCGACGCCGAAATCGACATCTACGGCGGCTATCGCACGGAAGCGGGCGGCTTCGGCCTCGACTTCGGGGTGGTCGGCTACCTGTACGTCAACGATCCGTCGGGTTCGGACTACAGCTATGTCGAGCTCAAGGCCGCCGCCTCGCGCGCGGTCGGTCCGGTGACCTTCGGCGGCGCCCTCTACTACTCGCCGGACTTCTTCGGCCTGGATGGGGAGGCGACCTACGTCGAGGCCAACATCGCCTACGCCCCCATCTCCAAGCTGAGCCTCAGCGCGGCGGTCGGCTACCAGTATCTGGACGTCAACGATGACTACAGCACCTGGAACGCCGGGGGCGCCTATTCGATCACCGACAACATCGCGATCGACGTGCGCTACCACGGCACCGAAGTGGACACGCCCCTGTCGGATGACCGCGTCGTCGGAACGCTGAAGTTCCTCTTCTAA